A window of the Vigna angularis cultivar LongXiaoDou No.4 chromosome 3, ASM1680809v1, whole genome shotgun sequence genome harbors these coding sequences:
- the LOC108325841 gene encoding putative E3 ubiquitin-protein ligase XBAT34, translating to MGQGQSKDELLYQQVSYGNTEGIKSLHRDGAGLEWRDKDAKTPLIVACMNPHLYNVAKTLIELGANVNAYRPGRHGGTPLHHAAKRGFESIIKLLLVHGANPLILNDDCLTALEVARAKGHGGAVRTIESHLCLFSGWLRELHGPGFLEVVAPQLLSRKVWVVVLPVGSRTLTKPYKLELAIYSNMQDAQPRTVIALWKANLHEPKLHQSDPSVTIVDQTTKTRVRLGPASENDKQQITFFSNACKGIPQASPAFLQNNAPTGPPTAPPAAEDTELAMAINASLQSAIQERPAFPDTQPNSDASSSSTAVNTGNHGFLGTPNSNTNENELVQETKTGGNGDHHQRHVNASELDFNPSAPPIVGDIPTDGPIQYPSIDLSPVDMASSDVEKLPNGEGKTASGSGSSCVICLDAPAEGACIPCGHVAGCMSCLNEVKSKKWGCPVCRGKIDQIIKLYHV from the exons ATGGGGCAAGGGCAATCCAAAGACGAGTTGCTCTACCAGCAAGTCAGTTATGGGAACACCGAAGGAATCAAAAGCCTTCACAGAGACGGAGCAGGCCTTGAG TGGAGGGACAAAGATGCGAAGACCCCCTTGATTGTTGCTTGTATGAATCCTCATCTTTATAATGTTGCGAAAACTTTGATAGAACTTGGAGCCAATGTCAATGCATATCGTCCTG GTCGACATGGTGGGACTCCGTTGCATCATGCAGCTAAAAGGGGCTTTGAAAGTATTATTAAGTTACTTCTTGTGCATGGCG CTAATCCTTTAATACTAAATGATGATTGTCTAACTGCTCTGGAGGTTGCCAGAGCCAAAGGACATGGTGGTGCTGTTCGTACAATTGAG AGTCATCTGTGCTTGTTCTCGGGTTGGTTACGCGAGCTTCATGGACCTGGGTTTCTGGAAGTAGTAGCTCCTCAGTTGTTATCGAGAAAAGT ttggGTGGTTGTTTTACCAGTGGGCTCCCGAACTCTTACCAAACCTTACAAGTTGGAGCTTGCCATATATTCTAATATGCAG GATGCACAACCACGTACAGTTATTGCACTGTGGAAGGCCAATTTACATGAACCAAAGCTACACCAGTCTGATCCGTCAGTTACAATTGTTGATCAAACTACTA AAACACGTGTTAGACTTGGGCCTGCAAGTGAGAATGACAAGCaacaaattacatttttttctaatgcTTGCAAAGGAATTCCTCAG GCAAGTCCGGCATTCTTGCAAAACAATGCGCCTACAGGTCCACCCACAGCGCCACCAGCTGCAGAAGACACAGAGTTAGCTATGGCCATCAATGCATCCCTTCAGTCTGCCATCCAGGAGAGGCCAGCCTTTCCTGATACACAACCAAACTCTGACGCAAGCTCTTCAAGCACTGCAGTGAATACAGGCAATCATGGTTTTCTTGGCACACCAAATTCAAATACAAATGAAAATGAGTTGGTGCAAGAAACTAAAACTGGTGGCAATGGTGATCACCACCAAAGACATGTCAATGCTAGTGAACTGGATTTCAATCCATCGGCTCCACCAATCGTGGGTGATATTCCAACAGATGGCCCAATTCAGTATCCATCAATTGATTTAAGCCCTGTTGATATGGCATCTTCAGATGTTGAGAAGCTTCCTAATGGAGAAGGAAAAACTGCAAGTGGAAGTGGCTCATCATGTGTGATATGTTTAGATGCTCCAGCAGAAGGGGCGTGCATTCCCTGTGGTCATGTTGCTGGATGCATGTCTTGCTTGAACGAGGTGAAATCAAAAAAATGGGGTTGCCCTGTGTGTCGAGGTAAGATAGACCAGATCATAAAGCTATATCATGTTTGA